The genomic region ATCCGTGAAAAGGCCGAGGCGTTGCCCGACGGCAAGGAGCGGGATGAGCTGATGAAACGGCTCAGAAGCGCCGACGCGGCGTCAAACCTCGACCGTCAATTCGCCGGCAGGGATTGAGCTGGTGGTCTGCCGAGGCGGAGTTTGCGCGTTCAGCCTCTCCGGCGTCAGCTGCGATACCAACTCGCCAGATTCCAGGTCGTGACGTCCCATCCCGACATGTCGACCATGAGGTTGTTGACCCCTGCGTTGACGATGTTGCGGGATAGAAGCGGCAGGAACACGTTGGCCTCGCAAAAGGTTTCGTCGACCTTGATCAGCAGCGCGGCCCGCCTGACCGGATCAAGCTCGTTCTGCGCAGACTTGTAGGCCTTGTCGGCCTCGGGATCGGACCAGCGCGAGACGTTGCGGCCGAGCCATTTGTTTTCCTTGTTGGAGATCTCCCAGGAGACGCACTGGTTCAGGAAGCGCTCCGGGTCGGGCTGCGGCTGCGTGGTGTTGTACATCTCCATGTCGGCATAGAACTTGGAGTAGGTGTCGGGGTTGCCGACGTCGGACGAGAAGAACACCGATGCCGTGACCGCCTTGATTTCGATCTCGATCCCGGCCTTCTGGCAGGCCTGCTTGATGATGGCCTGCGTCTTCTGACGCGGCGCATTGGTCGAGGTCTGGAAGACGAATTTGAGCTTCTTGCCGTCTTTCTCGCGGATGCCGTCCGCGGCCTTGGCCCAGCCGGCCTCGTCGAGGATCTTGTTCGCCTTGTCGACGTCGAACTCGTATTTCAGCTTCGGCGACTTGAACTGTTTGGGCGCGTTGACGAAGCTCGCGGTGGCGACGCCGCCGCGCCCGTAAATGAATTTCTGAATCGACTCGCGGTCGATCAGCAGATTGATCGCGCGGCGAACGGCGGGATCGGACAGCGTCGGGTGCTTGGTCTTGGGGCTTGAGCGCTCGCCGTCCACCTCGGTCCAGGGGTCCGTCGTGTTGAGGATGATGAATTCGACGTTGCCTGATGGCGTGACGTCGAGCTTGCCCTTGCCGCTGGCCTCCATGCGTTTGAGGACCTCCTCCTCCACCTGCATGTTCCAGGCATAGTCGTATTCGCCGGTCTGCAGCACGGCGCGCGCCGCGGACACCGCATCGCCACCGCCCTTGATCTCGAGCGTGTCGAAATGCGGCTGGTTCTTGACGTGATAGTCGGGATTGCGTTCGGCCCGGATCAGGTCACCCGGCTTGAACTCGACGAATTTGTAGGGACCAGTGCCGACCGGCTTCAGATTGCCGGGCGCTTCGCGCGACTTCGCGCCGACATAGTCGCCGAAATGATGTTTCGGCAGGATCGGACCGACCGAGCCGACGAAGGGATCGGCCCAGAACGGCGTCGGCGCCTTGAACAGCACCTTGACGGTGTGGTCGTCGATCTTCTCGACCGTGATGTCTTTGTAAGACCCCGTAGTGTACGCCGCCGTGGCGAGATCCGAGGCGTATTGCCAGGTGAACACGACGTCGTCGGCGGTGAAGGGCTTGCCGTCATGCCATCTCACGCCCTGCTTCAGTTTCCAGGTCACGCTCAGGCCGTCCGGCGAAAGGCCGCCGTTCTGCTTGGACGGAGCCTCGGCCGCGAGGCAGGGGACGAGGTTGCCGTCCTTGTCCCAGCCGGCGAGCGGCTCGAAGAAGACGCGCGAGGCGATCTGGTCCTTGGTCCCGAGCGCGAAATGCGGATTGAGCAGTGTAGGGGCCTGCCAGAGCAGGATCTTGAGTGGGCCGCCGCCGCCGGCCTTGGTCGGCTTGTAGGGCAGGGTGGCGTCCGCCATCGCCACGTCGTTCCAGACCAGGATCTGGCTCGCGACAGGCGCCGCGATCCCGATCGCAGCCATCGTCTGCATGAACGAGCGTCGCGACAAGGTGCCCTGCTGCACCTCAGTGATGGACTTGCGGATTTCGTTCTCGTTCATCGGATGATCCCCCACTTCAAGGACAAGTCGTCACCGGCCAAGGCCCATCATGTTTGATCATGGGCGAGGCGGCAATGCCACCAAGGTCAGAAAACCCTGCGGCGAAATGACGAATGTGCGGGGGAGAGGTCTGACGCCCGGATGGAGCCGAGCGCAACCAGGATAAGTCCAGCCGCGCTGGCGGCGCCCCGGATTGCGCATCGCTCCATCGGGCTACGGGCAACGATCCGTGGGTTTTGTCGTGACGCGTCTCACGCTTGCGCAGATGCATTCGTTCCCCACATGCGGTCGAACGGAGAAGCGTGGTCCGCGTCAATCGGTCAATATGGATTTACATTTCATTGATTTCGCGCCGCGGAGAAGCGAATTCGGTTCCAATCATTGCCGAGTCATGGAGACCAAGATGTCGTTCTGTTCCACCCTGATCCTTGCGACCGTGCTCGCCGCCTGGTCGGCCGCCGCTTCAGGCGAGACCATCAAGATCGGCGTGACGCCGGGGCCGCACGCCCAGATCTTCGAGGCGGTGAAGCCGATCGCCGCCAAGCAGGGTCTCGACATCCAGCTCATCGAATTCTCCGACTACGTCGTGCCGAACGCCGCGCTCGATGCCGGCGAGATCCAGGCCAATTCGTTCCAGAACCAACCATATTTGGACAATCAGAAGGCGGACCGTGGCTACAAGATCGAAGCCGTCGGCCTGACCGTGAATTTCCCGATCGGCGTCTATTCCAAGAAGCACAAGGCCTTCGCCGATATCCCCGAGGGCGGCAAGGTCTCGATCCCGAACGATCCGACCAATGGCGGCCGCGTGTTGCTGCTGCTGCGCGACAAGGGCGCGATCAAGCTGAAGGACGGCACGGGTTTCAAGCCGACGGTGCTCGATATCACCGAGAATCCCAAGAAGCTGAAGTTCATCGAGGTCGACGCGGCGCAGGCGCCGCGCGCGCTCGACGACGTCGACGCCGCCGCGATCAACACCAATTATGCAACCCAGGCTGGCCTCGATCCCGTCACGGATCCGATCCTGCGCGAGGACCCGAAGGGTCCCTACGTCAATCTCATCGCCGTTCGCACGGTCGACAAGGACAAGCCCTGGGTCAAGATCCTGGTGGACAGCTATCACACGGCGGAGGTCAAGGAGTTCATCCTGACCAAGTTCAAGGGCGCGGTTCTGCCGAGCTGGTAGGCAGTCTGCCCAGCCAAAGTTCAGCTCAGGGCGATCCCGGCGGGCGGGCTTGCGTACTAGCCCTGCGCAATGCCCGCTTGTCTGGAGCTGCGGCAACCGACATCATCGGGACCTATCCTCGTCCGACAGGGGTCGTATGAAACGCTTAGCAAACCTGAAACGCCTGGGGTTTTTCACACGGCTTCTCGACGAGGCCCCGCCGGCCGACCGATATCGCTTCGCGGCCGAGCAGATCGTGCGCGCCGAGACGGCGGGCCTCGATTCCGCGTGGATCGCGCAGCACCATTTCCACGAGCGCGAGGGCGGCCTGCCGTCCCCCTTCACCTTCCTCGGTTATGTCGCAGCCCAGACCTCGCGCATCAGGCTCGGCACCGGCATCGTCACCTTGCCGCTGGAGAACGCGGTGCGGGTGGCGGAGGATGCCGCGGTGCTCGATCTGCTCTGCAACGGTCGCTTCGAGCTGGGTGTCGGCACCGGCGGCAATCCCTCGGCCTTTGCCGCCTTCGGCCTCGACAGCGCCCAGCGCAACGAGATCTTTGCGCGCAATCTGGACGTCGTCCGCACCGCGTTGGTCGGCAAGCCGCTCGAAGGTGGTGACACGCTCTATCCGCAGCGGCCGCAATTGGACGACAGGATCTGGCAGGCGACGTTCTCTGTCGCGGGCGGCGCGCGTGCCGGCAAGGCAGGCGATGGCCTGTTGCTGTCGCGCACCCAGCCTCGAACCAAGGAGGCGCCGAAGGCAACGCTCGCCGAGATTCAGAATCCGGTGATCGATGCCTATCTCGAGGCGCTGCCGCCGGGACGGGAGCCCCGCATCATGGCCTCGCGCACCGTCTTCGTTGCCGACGACCGGACTGAGGCGATGCGTCTTGCCGATATCGGCCTGCGGCGCGCGCTCCCGCAATTCCTCAAGGGCGGCCACGCCAAGCCAGGCGAAACGCTCGAGGAGATGATCGCGGCGTTCGACACCCATGTCGGCGCGGCCGACGACGTCATCGCTTCGCTCCGCGCCGACGCCACGCTGGAGCGGGTGACCGATCTCGTCTTCCAGGCGCATTCGGTCGATGCCCCGCATCCCCATATCCTGCGCTCGATCGAGCTGGTGGCGGAGAAGGTCGCGCCGGCGCTGGGCTGGGCGCGGACGGCGCCCGACGTGGCGCTGGCGGGTTAGTCGGAATGAGGTTGCAAGAGGCTGAATGATGGCTACGAAAGATATCATCGACACGCTCGCCGGGATCGAACCGGGTTCGGCTCTGGACGGCATTCGGGCCAAGCGCATCCAGGCGCGCGACAATGCGCAGAAGAGCTATCTCTCGCTGTTCGAGCCGATCGACGCCGGCGATGTCTCGCTGGTGGAGCGCGCCGCGGTCGCGCTCTTCGTGATCGGGCTTCACCGCGAGCCCACGATGGCCGGCTTCTATCGGGCGAAGTTAGCTGCGACCGCCGATGGCGCGCGCCTGGTCGAAGCTGTCGATGTCGAAATCGCGCGGGGCGAGACCTCGGGCCCCTACGGTGCCTTTCCAACCGGCCCCCTGTCTGTCGAAAACAAGGCCGGCTTGATCTACCGCGTCAGCGCGGAGCGCAAGCCCGATCTCGGGGACCGGCTCGCTGCGGCGTTCGAACATGCGCATCTGCTGGTGTTCCGCCCGCGCGATGCGGCCGCCGCCGACATGAAGGCTCTGCTCGCCGCCGGTTGGTCGAACACCGGAATCGTCACGTTCTCTCAGCTCGTTGCGTTCCTGTCGTTCCAGGTGCGCGTCGTCACCGGACTGCGCGTGCTCGGTGCCTCGCTCGGGCGCACCACGAACGCCGCGGCCGGCGCGTAAGGAGGCTGCATCATGAGCGCTGCAAACAATGCCAATCCGCCCGTCGTCTTCACCCAGGACGAACTGGGCTGGGTGTCCTGGATCGACCCGCTGCTCGAAGCCGAGCTGACCGAGCGGCATTTCGCGGGCCTCGTCGATCGCTTCCGTTCCAAGTCCGAGTATTTCCGCCTGCTGGTGCGCGACCCCGAGGTGCTGGAAGCCCGCACCAAGACGGACAAGGACATCTTCTACAACGTCGCCGACGGCCTGCCGCGCGCCGAGCGCGAGCTCGCGGCGGCTGCGACCTCGCGCTACAACGGCTGCATCTACTGCGCCTCCGTGCATGCGCGTTTCGCCAGCACTTATTCCAAGCGCCGCGACGATGTGCAGCGCCTGCTCGACGAGGGCGTCGGCGCCGATCTCGGCGAGCGCTGGAATGCGGTCGTCAAGGCCTCGGTGGCGTTGGCTGCGACGCCGATCGCGTTCAGCCCCGACAATATCGATGAGCTGCGCCGCGCCGGTCTCGACGATGCCGAGATCGTCGACGTCATCAACGGCGCGTCGTTCTTCAACTGGGCGAACCGGCTGATGCTGTCGCTTGGCGAGCCCTCGAAATAGCCAATCTCACCGGCATGGAAATTGCTAGTTGTTTCAACGCCTGACAGGATGGAGCCGTCCATGAGCAACATCGATCGTCGTACCCTGGTCAAGGGCTCGCTTGCCGCCCTGATGGCGGGGGCAGCCTTCTCGCGCGCCGCGCTTGCGCAATCGTCCGAACCGATTTTGCTGGGCGTCAGTGGTCCGTTGACCGGGCCGAACGCACAATATGGCACGCAGTGGAAGCAGGGCTTCGATCTCGCGCTCGACGAGATCGAGGCAGCGGGCGGCATCAACGGCCGCAAGCTCGCCTATAATTTCGAGGACAGCCAGAGCGACCCGCGCCAGTCGGTGGCGATCGCCCAGAAATTCGTCTCCGATCCCAGGATTGTCATGGAGCTCGGCGACTTCTCCAGCCCCGCCTCGATGGCGGCCTCGCCGATCTATCAGCGCGGCGGGCTGGTGCAGTTCGGATTCACAAATTCGCATCCCGATTTCACCAAGGGCGGCGACTTCATGTGGAGCACCTCGGTCAGCCAGGCTGACGAGCAGCCGCTGCTGGCGGCCTATGCCGTCAAGCGCCTCGGCCTGAAGAAGCTCGCCGTGCTGCACCTCAACACCGATTGGGGCCGTACCAGCCGCGACTATTTCGTTAAGGCCGCGAAGGAGCACGGCGCCGAAATCGCCGTCACCGAAGGCTACATCGCGGAGGAGCGCGACTTCCGCTCCACGCTGGTGCGTGTCCGCGACGCCAATCCTGACGGGCTGATCCTGATCTCCTATTATTCCGACGGTGCGCTGATCGCGCGCCAGGCGCGCCAGGTTGGGCTGAAGCAGGTGATCTGCGCCGCGAGCTCGGTCTACTCGCCGAAATTCCTGGAGCTCGGCGGCGAGGCCGTCGAGGATGTTCATGTCGGCACGCGCTACTTCCCGGAAGACCCGCGCCCCGAGGTGCAGACGTTCATCGCCGGCTTCAAGAAGAAATACAACGGGGTGGAGCCCGACGCGTTCAACGCCTACGCCTATGACGCGATGAACATGGCGGCCGCCGTGGTGAGGATCGGCGGCGCCGACCGGCGCGCGATCCGCGATGCCTTCACGAAAGTGAAGGACGTCTCGAGCGTGATCTTCGGCAAAGCGACGTTCGACGTCGAGAGCCGGCGCGTCAAGGGCGCCATGAATGCGGAGCTCGTCGTGCGCAAGGGCCAGTTCGCCCTCTGGGACGGCAAGCCGACCTGAGGGGATCTCCTGCGTGTCTTCCTGGCTCGACTACACGATCAACGGGCTGATCGTCGGTAACGTCTACGCCCTCGTTGCGGTCGGGCTCGCGCTGATCTTCGGCGTCAGCCGGCTGATCAACTTTGCGCAAGGATCGATCTACCTCGTCGGCGCCTATATCGGCTGGGTCGCGGTGGTGCAGCTGCATACGCCACTGCCGCTCACCATCATCCTGGTCGCGGTGGCGGCGGCGCTGGTCGGCTTGATCATCGAGCGGTTCGGCCTGCGCCCGCTGCAGAACTCGGTGCGCATCGCACCGCTGCTGGCGACCATCGGCATCAGCTTCGTGCTCGATCAGCTCGTGATGCTGACTTTTTCGCCCAATCCGCGCGCATTGCCGAGCCAGTTGCCGGATGTCCGCTTCCAGATCGGCGGCGGCACGATCGGCCCGCTCGATCTGCTCATCGCCGGTGTCGGCCTCACCAGCGCGTTGCTGCTGTTCGTGTTCCTGCGCTACAGCAAGCTCGGCTGGGCCGTGCGTGCCACCGCGCAGGACCGCGACGCCGCGATGCAGATGGGCGTCGACGTCAACCGCGTCAATCAGGCCGTGTTCGGCATTGCGGCTGCGCTCGGCGGCGTCTCCGGCCTGCTGGTCGGTATGTACTACAACCAGATCGACACCGCGATGAGCCTGCAGGCGACGCTCAAGGGCGTCGTCGCCGAAGTCGTCGGCGGTGCCGGCAATGTGCCGGGTGCGGTGATCGGCAGCCTGCTGCTGGGATTGGTGGAGAGCTACGGCGTTGCCGTGTTCGGCACCAGCTACCGCAACCTGTTCGCGTTCCTGCTGCTGGTCGTGGTGCTCGTGCTGCGCCCGAACGGTCTGTTCGCCAGCGCGCGGCAGGCGCCGCCCGAGCCGCTCACCGGCACTTTCATCGCGCCGAGCCGCCCGGTCTGGATTCCGCGCTGGGCTCTGCTGATCGCTGCCGTCGTCTTCGCGATCCTGCCGCTGTTGCCCGTGTCGTTCTACGTGCTCCAGACCCTGATCAACGCCTGGCTGCTCGGCATGCTCGCGCTGAGCCTCACCCTTGTTGCAGGCACGATTGGTCAGGTCTCGCTGGGACACGCCGCGCTGCTCGCGATCGGCGCCTACACCTCCGCGCTGCTGTCGCTCACGTTCGCTGTCCCGGTCGGCCTTGCCATCATCGGCGGCGGCCTGA from Bradyrhizobium lupini harbors:
- a CDS encoding ABC transporter permease, coding for MSSWLDYTINGLIVGNVYALVAVGLALIFGVSRLINFAQGSIYLVGAYIGWVAVVQLHTPLPLTIILVAVAAALVGLIIERFGLRPLQNSVRIAPLLATIGISFVLDQLVMLTFSPNPRALPSQLPDVRFQIGGGTIGPLDLLIAGVGLTSALLLFVFLRYSKLGWAVRATAQDRDAAMQMGVDVNRVNQAVFGIAAALGGVSGLLVGMYYNQIDTAMSLQATLKGVVAEVVGGAGNVPGAVIGSLLLGLVESYGVAVFGTSYRNLFAFLLLVVVLVLRPNGLFASARQAPPEPLTGTFIAPSRPVWIPRWALLIAAVVFAILPLLPVSFYVLQTLINAWLLGMLALSLTLVAGTIGQVSLGHAALLAIGAYTSALLSLTFAVPVGLAIIGGGLMSAALGTALISPSFRLRGHYVSIATLAIGEIVSLVILNWESVTRGPIGISGIPPLSLFGYELVSPISIYWFSFIVMVVLALLQGRLLGSHLGRSFRAIRDDDIAARAYGLSLNRYKSLAFIFGGFAAGVSGGIAAHLYSYINHETFNTQQSILALTVVILGGLGNVVGAILGAVALVGLPEVFRIAAEYRILIYGIVLLLLVRFRPQGLLGTV
- a CDS encoding putative FMN-dependent luciferase-like monooxygenase translates to MKRLANLKRLGFFTRLLDEAPPADRYRFAAEQIVRAETAGLDSAWIAQHHFHEREGGLPSPFTFLGYVAAQTSRIRLGTGIVTLPLENAVRVAEDAAVLDLLCNGRFELGVGTGGNPSAFAAFGLDSAQRNEIFARNLDVVRTALVGKPLEGGDTLYPQRPQLDDRIWQATFSVAGGARAGKAGDGLLLSRTQPRTKEAPKATLAEIQNPVIDAYLEALPPGREPRIMASRTVFVADDRTEAMRLADIGLRRALPQFLKGGHAKPGETLEEMIAAFDTHVGAADDVIASLRADATLERVTDLVFQAHSVDAPHPHILRSIELVAEKVAPALGWARTAPDVALAG
- a CDS encoding CMD domain protein, with product MATKDIIDTLAGIEPGSALDGIRAKRIQARDNAQKSYLSLFEPIDAGDVSLVERAAVALFVIGLHREPTMAGFYRAKLAATADGARLVEAVDVEIARGETSGPYGAFPTGPLSVENKAGLIYRVSAERKPDLGDRLAAAFEHAHLLVFRPRDAAAADMKALLAAGWSNTGIVTFSQLVAFLSFQVRVVTGLRVLGASLGRTTNAAAGA
- a CDS encoding MetQ/NlpA family ABC transporter substrate-binding protein produces the protein METKMSFCSTLILATVLAAWSAAASGETIKIGVTPGPHAQIFEAVKPIAAKQGLDIQLIEFSDYVVPNAALDAGEIQANSFQNQPYLDNQKADRGYKIEAVGLTVNFPIGVYSKKHKAFADIPEGGKVSIPNDPTNGGRVLLLLRDKGAIKLKDGTGFKPTVLDITENPKKLKFIEVDAAQAPRALDDVDAAAINTNYATQAGLDPVTDPILREDPKGPYVNLIAVRTVDKDKPWVKILVDSYHTAEVKEFILTKFKGAVLPSW
- a CDS encoding peptide ABC transporter substrate-binding protein → MNENEIRKSITEVQQGTLSRRSFMQTMAAIGIAAPVASQILVWNDVAMADATLPYKPTKAGGGGPLKILLWQAPTLLNPHFALGTKDQIASRVFFEPLAGWDKDGNLVPCLAAEAPSKQNGGLSPDGLSVTWKLKQGVRWHDGKPFTADDVVFTWQYASDLATAAYTTGSYKDITVEKIDDHTVKVLFKAPTPFWADPFVGSVGPILPKHHFGDYVGAKSREAPGNLKPVGTGPYKFVEFKPGDLIRAERNPDYHVKNQPHFDTLEIKGGGDAVSAARAVLQTGEYDYAWNMQVEEEVLKRMEASGKGKLDVTPSGNVEFIILNTTDPWTEVDGERSSPKTKHPTLSDPAVRRAINLLIDRESIQKFIYGRGGVATASFVNAPKQFKSPKLKYEFDVDKANKILDEAGWAKAADGIREKDGKKLKFVFQTSTNAPRQKTQAIIKQACQKAGIEIEIKAVTASVFFSSDVGNPDTYSKFYADMEMYNTTQPQPDPERFLNQCVSWEISNKENKWLGRNVSRWSDPEADKAYKSAQNELDPVRRAALLIKVDETFCEANVFLPLLSRNIVNAGVNNLMVDMSGWDVTTWNLASWYRS
- a CDS encoding alkylhydroperoxidase domain protein — translated: MSAANNANPPVVFTQDELGWVSWIDPLLEAELTERHFAGLVDRFRSKSEYFRLLVRDPEVLEARTKTDKDIFYNVADGLPRAERELAAAATSRYNGCIYCASVHARFASTYSKRRDDVQRLLDEGVGADLGERWNAVVKASVALAATPIAFSPDNIDELRRAGLDDAEIVDVINGASFFNWANRLMLSLGEPSK
- a CDS encoding ABC transporter substrate-binding protein, with product MSNIDRRTLVKGSLAALMAGAAFSRAALAQSSEPILLGVSGPLTGPNAQYGTQWKQGFDLALDEIEAAGGINGRKLAYNFEDSQSDPRQSVAIAQKFVSDPRIVMELGDFSSPASMAASPIYQRGGLVQFGFTNSHPDFTKGGDFMWSTSVSQADEQPLLAAYAVKRLGLKKLAVLHLNTDWGRTSRDYFVKAAKEHGAEIAVTEGYIAEERDFRSTLVRVRDANPDGLILISYYSDGALIARQARQVGLKQVICAASSVYSPKFLELGGEAVEDVHVGTRYFPEDPRPEVQTFIAGFKKKYNGVEPDAFNAYAYDAMNMAAAVVRIGGADRRAIRDAFTKVKDVSSVIFGKATFDVESRRVKGAMNAELVVRKGQFALWDGKPT